A part of Candidatus Electrothrix aestuarii genomic DNA contains:
- a CDS encoding MalY/PatB family protein produces MNNAKVYKGYNLIIFPQEAETLKYDFDRIIEKKGINSVKWEFMEFLTKDIDKDTLPFWIADMDFMCPPPLLEAIKERADKFTLGYSMADDTYHEAVCNWMERRFSWNIHPSDIFISPGVVKGIENLILSLTTAGNGIIIQKPVYYPFSAIIQQTGRTVVNNALINTAGFYEIDFQDLQRKAQDPANKMLLLCSPHNPVGRVWTEQELRQVAEICLENDVILVSDEIHFDLLRKGVTHIPLARLYPEEDRIITCTAPSKTFNTAGLQISNIIIKNKTFQKKWSEIAGMELPSPLALTAVKAAYNEGEEWLEQLLVYLDENFSFLDQYIKEKIPKAKFSIPQGSYLAWIDFSPYGYDDKELDRILIQEAKVLLEAGTIFGPEGAGFQRMNIACPRATLEQGLERISTALHG; encoded by the coding sequence ATGAATAACGCGAAGGTATACAAGGGGTATAATCTGATAATTTTTCCGCAAGAGGCAGAGACATTGAAATATGATTTCGACCGAATAATAGAAAAAAAAGGTATCAATTCGGTAAAATGGGAATTCATGGAGTTTCTCACCAAAGATATCGACAAGGACACTCTTCCTTTTTGGATAGCAGACATGGATTTTATGTGCCCTCCCCCTCTGCTTGAAGCCATCAAAGAGCGTGCCGACAAGTTTACTCTTGGATACAGTATGGCTGATGATACATATCACGAGGCTGTCTGCAATTGGATGGAACGACGGTTTAGCTGGAACATACACCCTTCTGATATCTTCATAAGTCCCGGCGTGGTGAAAGGCATCGAAAATCTCATCCTGAGTCTGACCACAGCAGGAAACGGCATCATTATTCAAAAACCGGTATATTACCCGTTCTCAGCCATCATTCAGCAGACCGGGCGTACCGTGGTTAATAACGCCCTGATAAATACTGCTGGATTCTATGAGATAGACTTTCAGGATCTGCAACGCAAGGCGCAAGACCCGGCAAACAAGATGCTGCTTTTATGCAGTCCTCATAACCCGGTCGGCAGAGTTTGGACGGAGCAGGAACTGAGACAGGTTGCAGAAATATGCCTGGAAAACGACGTGATCCTCGTGTCCGATGAAATTCATTTCGACCTGTTGAGAAAAGGCGTCACCCACATTCCCCTTGCCAGGCTTTATCCTGAAGAAGACAGGATCATTACCTGTACCGCACCGAGCAAGACCTTTAATACCGCCGGGCTCCAGATCTCAAACATCATTATAAAAAACAAGACGTTTCAAAAGAAATGGTCGGAGATTGCAGGCATGGAACTCCCCTCACCACTTGCTCTTACAGCAGTAAAGGCAGCGTATAACGAGGGGGAAGAATGGCTGGAACAACTGCTTGTCTATCTGGATGAAAACTTTTCTTTTCTGGATCAGTACATCAAGGAAAAAATACCCAAGGCAAAATTCTCAATCCCGCAAGGAAGCTACCTGGCCTGGATTGATTTCAGCCCTTACGGATATGACGACAAGGAACTCGACAGAATACTTATTCAGGAGGCCAAGGTTCTGCTTGAGGCGGGAACCATATTTGGGCCGGAAGGTGCGGGCTTCCAACGAATGAATATAGCCTGCCCGAGAGCTACTCTTGAGCAAGGTCTGGAAAGAATATCTACAGCATTACATGGGTAA
- a CDS encoding tetratricopeptide repeat protein produces the protein MQKRTDASDIFALCAEKFHITERAAAGFFMVLKKQGVHSDDLVVRLQEMAIHYKEILERFEGFKCYFPEVEELREKAGQAIAVGEFYHAEQSLLLARENAQAVISDLKEHNTQPVAVLKEWQVSETEICTNLAMLYLLQYHYSDAVQFFQAAAAALPEERKEEQVSCLCQAGSILWDMDRYSEALSLYEQALFIAREIRDHNREARLLREIGVLCLEQGNNDQAMEYLEQCLDICENIDCKEAGALALENIASIYNTKKEYAKALEYLEQSLSILREMGEKESESKVLNNIGAVYQAQGEFPSALEYFEQSLALSRENEDVETESEELNNIIQVYRAQGDYDTALKYSEQDLALMRDCGEEQQECVVLNNIGMIYSAKEDHSTALKYHEQSLEKAEKLGAEELEASIRANIAWIYVTQDKPAKAEPYLSRAVEIAEELEQPDLEDWRGALKEVRIELQKQSSLIGRMLRFIRRKET, from the coding sequence ATGCAGAAACGTACTGACGCATCAGATATCTTTGCACTATGTGCAGAGAAATTTCACATAACAGAGAGGGCTGCTGCTGGTTTTTTCATGGTGTTGAAAAAACAGGGTGTGCATTCTGATGATCTGGTCGTCAGACTGCAAGAAATGGCCATTCACTATAAGGAGATACTGGAGCGTTTTGAGGGCTTCAAGTGTTATTTCCCGGAAGTAGAGGAGTTGAGAGAGAAGGCTGGTCAGGCTATTGCTGTTGGCGAATTTTACCACGCAGAGCAATCGCTTCTTCTGGCAAGGGAGAACGCCCAGGCCGTTATTAGTGATTTGAAAGAGCATAATACACAACCAGTAGCTGTTCTCAAAGAATGGCAGGTCTCTGAAACAGAGATCTGTACCAACTTGGCCATGCTGTATTTATTGCAATATCACTATAGCGATGCTGTGCAGTTTTTCCAGGCCGCTGCCGCTGCGCTGCCCGAAGAACGCAAGGAGGAACAGGTATCCTGTCTCTGCCAGGCAGGATCAATTCTTTGGGATATGGACCGCTATTCAGAGGCTCTGTCCTTGTATGAACAGGCCCTCTTTATAGCCCGTGAGATCCGCGACCACAACCGGGAAGCCAGGCTTTTGCGTGAGATCGGTGTACTCTGTCTCGAACAGGGGAATAACGACCAGGCTATGGAGTATCTTGAACAATGCCTTGATATATGTGAAAATATCGATTGTAAAGAAGCAGGAGCCCTGGCCTTGGAGAATATTGCTTCGATTTATAATACGAAAAAAGAGTATGCAAAGGCCCTGGAGTATCTGGAACAAAGCCTTAGCATATTACGGGAGATGGGTGAAAAGGAAAGCGAAAGCAAAGTGCTGAACAACATAGGTGCAGTGTACCAGGCGCAGGGCGAATTTCCTTCTGCGCTGGAATACTTTGAACAGTCCTTGGCGCTCAGTCGGGAAAACGAGGATGTGGAAACGGAAAGCGAGGAGCTGAACAATATCATTCAAGTATATAGGGCACAGGGGGATTACGATACGGCCCTGAAGTATTCCGAGCAGGATTTAGCCCTTATGCGAGATTGTGGTGAAGAACAGCAGGAGTGCGTGGTCCTCAATAATATAGGTATGATATACTCAGCCAAAGAGGATCACAGTACCGCATTGAAGTATCATGAACAGAGCCTGGAAAAAGCAGAGAAGCTTGGCGCAGAAGAATTAGAGGCAAGCATCAGGGCGAATATCGCCTGGATCTATGTCACCCAGGATAAACCAGCCAAGGCTGAACCCTACCTGAGTCGGGCCGTGGAAATTGCAGAAGAACTTGAGCAACCGGATTTGGAAGACTGGCGCGGGGCATTGAAGGAAGTCCGCATTGAGCTACAAAAACAATCCAGTCTGATAGGCCGAATGCTTCGATTTATTCGGAGGAAAGAGACGTAA
- a CDS encoding tetratricopeptide repeat protein, which translates to MAVYSPAMTFFKRDRKMDNHFESKGGEQNIAQGENPIGKQVNNYGVPPETLISYAEEFGVTKSALTSFFKILEQEQVPAWELDSKLREIAMRHKELLERFNTISSDDPEVRNLKAQAKDAIEDGRFSEAEDLLAQARERDREAIARMKAAIEEQQAALEKRQLSEAESCVDQAKLQRLQYHHAKSADYLQVAAAALPEGRKWERAEYLGEAGVELYRVSCYVDALNLYKQSISLYRDIGDRKNEGLSLNNIGLIYKVQGDHRNALKFLEQSLSIAQELGDKTGEGATLNNISNIYQAKGDYAKALTCLKQALSLLKDAGNKEGEGWSLNNIGEIYRQQRNYPAALPYYEQSLAIRQAIKDKRGESATLNNISLVYIDQGKLNTAFEYLKQSLMISQDIGDRRQEGATLHSIGLAYRNKEENIAALKHYEQSLTIKKEIGDKAGEVDTYWNIGDTYGSQGELAKAEPYFSRAVELMEQLEAPDLENARKVLEAVRAALRGPA; encoded by the coding sequence ATGGCGGTTTATAGTCCTGCTATGACTTTCTTCAAACGAGACAGGAAGATGGATAACCATTTTGAAAGTAAGGGCGGAGAGCAGAACATTGCGCAAGGGGAGAACCCTATTGGCAAGCAGGTCAACAACTACGGTGTTCCTCCAGAGACGTTGATCTCGTATGCTGAAGAGTTTGGGGTGACCAAGTCGGCCTTGACCAGTTTTTTCAAGATTCTGGAACAAGAGCAGGTTCCAGCCTGGGAGCTGGATAGCAAGTTACGGGAAATAGCGATGCGCCATAAGGAGCTGCTGGAACGCTTTAATACCATCTCTTCGGATGACCCTGAAGTTCGCAACCTCAAGGCCCAGGCAAAGGATGCTATTGAAGATGGTCGCTTTTCTGAGGCGGAGGATTTGCTTGCTCAAGCACGGGAGCGAGACCGAGAAGCGATTGCTCGAATGAAGGCGGCAATTGAGGAACAGCAGGCTGCGTTAGAGAAACGGCAGCTCTCGGAAGCAGAAAGTTGTGTTGATCAAGCCAAGCTGCAACGGCTTCAATATCACCATGCAAAGTCTGCCGATTATTTGCAGGTGGCTGCGGCTGCCCTGCCGGAAGGACGCAAATGGGAACGAGCAGAATATCTGGGCGAAGCAGGAGTAGAATTATACCGTGTTTCCTGTTATGTGGATGCACTGAATCTCTACAAGCAAAGCATATCTCTTTATCGTGATATTGGCGACCGGAAAAACGAAGGCTTGTCGTTGAACAACATCGGCTTGATTTACAAAGTGCAGGGTGACCACAGGAACGCCTTGAAGTTCTTAGAACAAAGCCTGTCAATAGCGCAAGAGCTTGGTGATAAGACAGGCGAGGGGGCGACGTTGAATAATATCAGCAATATTTATCAAGCGAAGGGCGACTATGCTAAGGCTCTAACGTGCTTGAAGCAAGCTCTGTCATTGCTGAAGGACGCAGGAAACAAGGAAGGTGAAGGCTGGTCGCTGAACAACATCGGAGAAATTTATAGACAACAGAGAAACTATCCAGCTGCGCTACCATATTATGAGCAAAGTCTGGCAATTCGACAGGCGATCAAAGACAAGCGTGGAGAAAGCGCAACTTTGAACAATATCAGTTTAGTATATATCGATCAAGGCAAACTCAATACAGCTTTTGAGTATTTGAAGCAGAGCTTGATGATATCACAGGATATTGGCGACAGAAGGCAAGAAGGAGCAACTCTGCATAGTATTGGTTTGGCTTATAGAAACAAAGAGGAGAACATAGCCGCACTAAAGCACTATGAGCAAAGTTTGACAATAAAAAAGGAAATTGGCGACAAGGCTGGTGAAGTAGATACCTATTGGAATATAGGAGATACTTATGGAAGCCAAGGCGAGCTAGCTAAGGCCGAGCCATACTTCAGTCGGGCAGTAGAGCTTATGGAGCAGCTTGAAGCACCTGATCTGGAAAACGCCCGTAAGGTATTGGAGGCGGTTCGTGCCGCGCTGCGGGGACCGGCCTGA